The following proteins come from a genomic window of Syntrophorhabdaceae bacterium:
- a CDS encoding cation:proton antiporter — protein sequence MEETFKIAAVWLSLAVAATILANHLRISIALVEICIGIIAGTIAAALGKMDVLGSNLEWLRFLASSGAVLLTFLAGAELDPKVFRTKLKEVSIIGLVGFFAPFLGCAAVARYLLGWDIQASLLCGIALSTTSMAVVYAVMLETGLNKTEFGKGILGACFVNDLGTVIALGLLFAPFTYKTVIFIVVTAVVLVFMPHITHLLTRLYAHRTAAIRAKWVLLILFGLGALALWSGSEAVLPAYIAGMVLAGTAAKDTLWIRRVRTLTVGFLTPFYFLRAGILVSLPAILSGPLIFIGLLAGKVLSKIFGLYPFIRLFRREHNERWYYTLLMSTGLTFGTISALYGFSHGILTQLQYSFLVLTVIASAVVPTIIANAAFLPRHLLPTERTEEIEMIGFGKTEPSVEETEEEGPDEE from the coding sequence ATGGAAGAGACTTTTAAAATCGCCGCAGTTTGGCTTTCTTTGGCTGTGGCCGCCACAATACTTGCAAATCATCTACGCATTTCCATCGCCCTTGTTGAGATTTGCATAGGGATAATTGCAGGAACCATTGCTGCTGCTCTCGGCAAGATGGATGTATTAGGCTCTAATCTGGAATGGTTACGTTTCTTAGCATCTTCCGGAGCTGTTTTGCTAACATTTTTAGCTGGGGCAGAACTTGATCCAAAGGTCTTTCGAACGAAACTCAAGGAGGTAAGTATCATTGGCTTGGTCGGCTTCTTTGCCCCTTTTTTGGGATGTGCTGCGGTTGCCCGCTACTTGTTGGGGTGGGATATTCAAGCCAGTTTGCTATGTGGTATTGCCCTTTCCACTACTTCAATGGCGGTTGTCTATGCGGTAATGCTGGAGACCGGCCTTAACAAAACAGAGTTTGGCAAAGGGATTTTAGGGGCCTGCTTTGTCAATGATCTTGGGACAGTAATTGCCCTTGGTCTTCTATTTGCGCCATTTACCTATAAAACAGTCATATTTATTGTAGTGACTGCCGTTGTCTTGGTTTTTATGCCTCATATCACCCACTTACTAACCCGTCTATATGCCCATCGCACAGCTGCAATCAGGGCCAAATGGGTTTTACTGATACTTTTTGGATTAGGCGCACTGGCTCTTTGGTCAGGCAGTGAGGCAGTTCTTCCTGCATACATTGCGGGCATGGTATTGGCTGGAACTGCCGCAAAAGATACCCTATGGATTCGTCGGGTTAGAACGTTAACTGTGGGATTCCTGACCCCCTTCTATTTTCTTCGAGCAGGAATTCTTGTTTCTTTACCGGCTATCTTGTCAGGGCCTCTTATCTTCATTGGTTTGCTGGCCGGTAAAGTGCTTTCAAAGATATTTGGCCTATATCCATTCATCAGACTGTTTCGCCGTGAACACAATGAACGATGGTATTATACCCTGTTAATGTCAACAGGGCTAACCTTTGGAACTATTTCAGCCCTATATGGGTTTTCTCACGGCATCTTAACCCAACTACAATATTCCTTTCTTGTTCTCACTGTAATAGCAAGTGCTGTAGTTCCAACAATTATTGCTAATGCTGCATTTTTGCCTCGTCACTTACTCCCTACTGAAAGAACTGAGGAAATAGAAATGATTGGGTTTGGAAAGACCGAGCCTTCCGTGGAAGAAACAGAGGAAGAAGGACCAGATGAAGAATAA